The following coding sequences lie in one Paenibacillus durus ATCC 35681 genomic window:
- a CDS encoding arginase family protein gives MSAKNEKTLRLLFPQWQGGGNNPPYILGAHLLNWLAPKSDGPFEEVPVDLTLDMEKVDGIVAKSTVLKQARAAKELIHKHNPERIVVLGGDCSVELAPFAYLNEKYNGDTSILWVDAHPDVYIPEDFPNHHAMVLANLLGVGDKEFVAEVPRIFNPEQVLYVGLNDLLDSLNSEPMRNMKLDSLGPDDIKQDSSKVLQWLSERKPSKVIVHFDLDVLDMTEFRSLLVSYYKTYEEYKDKFPRGVSMETIIRVLQDVAKSYDVVGLGITEHFPWDSYFLQNMLSRLPLLGDINNEQRPSFIAL, from the coding sequence ATGTCAGCAAAGAATGAAAAAACCCTTCGGTTATTGTTTCCACAATGGCAAGGAGGAGGAAACAACCCTCCCTATATACTGGGAGCTCACTTATTAAACTGGCTTGCTCCCAAGTCAGACGGTCCCTTTGAAGAAGTACCTGTAGATTTAACTCTTGACATGGAAAAAGTGGATGGAATAGTCGCCAAGAGCACCGTGCTGAAGCAAGCTCGAGCTGCCAAGGAACTCATTCATAAGCACAATCCTGAGCGAATTGTCGTCTTGGGGGGAGATTGCAGCGTAGAACTTGCTCCTTTCGCATATTTAAACGAGAAATATAATGGAGATACATCCATATTATGGGTTGATGCTCACCCGGATGTATACATTCCTGAAGATTTCCCCAACCATCACGCTATGGTCCTTGCGAATTTACTTGGAGTAGGGGATAAGGAATTTGTAGCTGAGGTCCCTCGTATTTTTAACCCTGAACAAGTGTTATATGTGGGATTAAATGATCTGCTGGACTCCCTTAATTCTGAACCAATGCGAAACATGAAACTGGATAGCCTGGGGCCTGACGATATTAAACAAGATAGCTCGAAGGTACTTCAATGGTTGAGTGAACGAAAACCTTCAAAGGTCATCGTTCATTTTGATCTGGATGTACTGGATATGACGGAGTTCCGTTCGCTCTTAGTTTCCTATTATAAAACATATGAGGAATACAAGGATAAATTTCCGCGAGGTGTAAGCATGGAAACGATTATCCGGGTTTTACAAGATGTAGCTAAATCTTATGATGTAGTGGGTTTGGGGATTACCGAACACTTCCCTTGGGACTCCTATTTCCTGCAAAATATGTTGTCTCGCCTGCCTCTTCTTGGCGATATCAACAATGAACAAAGACCTTCTTTTATCGCGCTTTGA
- a CDS encoding NAD-dependent epimerase/dehydratase family protein has translation MHKVIITGANGFIGSSLTNFLAKKGVTIFAVVKNKFSNVEPILKHENINIIYCDLNHAEQLQYLIEDRDIDVFYHLAWTGASGPERANYKVQVDNVSNSMECAKQSKLMGCKRFIAIGTIGEFMAELALKNNIISEHFTYAISKSFYHSLLDIYCYNHNIPYTWCTFPGVYGIGDRTSNIINYTIKKLLLKELPEYTKAEQLFDFIYIDDCIKCLYEIGLKNDLKKYYFVGGPSPQPLYKFIEAAKNVVSPDSQLGLGLRNEDGIVYKKEWFTMDETIKHLGFKHEYSFEEGIKLTAEWIKSTGI, from the coding sequence ATGCATAAAGTAATAATCACCGGAGCAAATGGATTTATTGGTAGTTCATTAACGAATTTTCTTGCGAAAAAAGGAGTAACCATATTTGCTGTAGTCAAAAACAAATTCTCTAATGTTGAACCAATACTGAAACATGAAAACATTAATATCATCTACTGCGATCTTAATCATGCGGAGCAGTTACAGTATTTAATAGAAGATAGAGATATTGATGTGTTTTATCATCTTGCTTGGACGGGTGCGTCTGGACCGGAAAGGGCAAACTATAAGGTTCAAGTGGATAATGTATCCAACTCCATGGAGTGTGCTAAGCAATCAAAGCTTATGGGATGTAAGAGATTCATTGCAATAGGTACTATTGGAGAGTTCATGGCAGAGTTGGCACTAAAAAATAATATAATTTCAGAGCATTTCACCTATGCTATTAGTAAGAGCTTTTATCACTCCTTGTTAGACATATATTGCTATAACCATAACATTCCCTACACGTGGTGCACTTTCCCTGGTGTATATGGGATTGGGGATCGAACCTCAAATATTATTAATTATACAATCAAGAAATTATTACTTAAAGAATTGCCCGAATATACTAAAGCGGAGCAATTATTTGATTTCATTTATATTGATGACTGTATCAAGTGTTTGTATGAAATTGGATTAAAAAATGATTTAAAAAAATACTATTTTGTTGGAGGCCCTTCTCCGCAACCTTTGTATAAATTTATTGAAGCAGCTAAAAATGTAGTTTCTCCTGACTCACAATTAGGGTTAGGACTAAGAAATGAAGATGGAATTGTGTACAAGAAAGAGTGGTTTACAATGGATGAAACTATAAAACATTTGGGTTTTAAACATGAATACTCTTTTGAAGAAGGTATAAAATTAACTGCTGAATGGATCAAATCAACGGGCATCTAG
- a CDS encoding DMT family transporter, whose amino-acid sequence MTGILYSLLAGAILAIQIVFNARVSEKAGLWLTSALMNGSGFLVSLILLCWIREGHAGKLLEVNRLYWLSGTLGVLIVYSVTKGVGALGPAYSITLLLAAQLFVAFLINSFGWFGVEPTPISWSKLAGVGILIAGVLVYQWK is encoded by the coding sequence ATGACAGGCATTCTATACTCGTTGCTGGCCGGCGCTATCCTCGCCATCCAGATCGTGTTCAACGCGAGAGTAAGTGAAAAGGCGGGGCTGTGGCTGACGAGCGCTCTCATGAATGGCTCCGGTTTCCTCGTATCCTTGATTTTACTCTGCTGGATTCGCGAAGGTCACGCAGGTAAGTTGCTCGAAGTAAACAGGCTGTACTGGTTAAGCGGGACGCTTGGAGTGCTGATCGTGTATTCTGTCACTAAAGGCGTTGGTGCGCTCGGCCCAGCTTATTCGATTACACTTTTACTTGCCGCCCAGCTTTTTGTCGCATTTCTGATCAACAGCTTCGGCTGGTTCGGCGTCGAGCCTACGCCCATCTCCTGGAGCAAGCTGGCCGGAGTCGGAATCCTGATCGCAGGTGTCCTGGTTTACCAGTGGAAGTAA
- a CDS encoding extracellular solute-binding protein: MVKMKSIQLFLVLILLTAVLSACGGGGNKTESAAGAGRGGTNQNGQEKVKLVVQIDKPDKSDVNRQIIDKLVGDYMKENPNVTIELDTLNTDQQKLKLKTQAAANQLPDITTVFPGEQVKPYVDAGLLEPLDDILDKDGLRTRFIHGMLEASTFDGKVYELPVSSVFTTVFYNKKLFEQAGVQPPATFEELLDVIGKLKEKNITPMVIGEKEPWTGSLLFMQILARTSGGTNFLQDLKEGKKSFTDPGFVKAVDALQQLIQAGAFQSGVTSTDYPTSNTMFKTGKAAMIYDLTFFSSQYDTDMKGNISAFKFPTVGGQGDPNETLSGASNGFAVAKNGKHKDVAKDFLHYYFMHLPEVDFEMNNAGNSAQIIDKTEDELKAAGYSDFIIELMKIRNGLKKGFGAFDTTIEPTTTQVHLNSLQSLFVKPIDSEEIAKQHQVAWERFLSRKK, translated from the coding sequence ATGGTTAAAATGAAAAGCATTCAGTTGTTTTTGGTCCTGATTCTGCTTACAGCGGTACTATCCGCTTGTGGGGGCGGCGGGAACAAAACGGAAAGCGCTGCGGGGGCCGGTCGGGGTGGAACTAATCAAAACGGTCAAGAAAAGGTAAAGCTTGTCGTGCAAATCGATAAACCCGACAAGTCCGATGTAAACCGCCAAATTATCGACAAGCTCGTCGGCGATTATATGAAAGAGAATCCGAATGTTACCATTGAGTTAGATACCTTGAATACGGATCAACAAAAATTGAAGCTGAAGACACAGGCGGCGGCTAATCAATTGCCGGATATTACGACCGTATTTCCCGGAGAGCAAGTGAAGCCGTATGTGGACGCCGGCTTGCTGGAGCCGCTGGATGACATTTTGGACAAAGATGGACTGAGAACCCGATTTATCCACGGCATGTTGGAGGCCTCCACCTTCGATGGAAAAGTGTACGAACTTCCGGTTAGCTCCGTATTCACAACTGTCTTTTACAACAAAAAATTGTTTGAACAAGCGGGAGTGCAGCCCCCTGCAACATTCGAAGAGCTGCTGGATGTGATCGGCAAACTGAAAGAAAAGAATATTACGCCTATGGTGATCGGTGAAAAAGAACCATGGACAGGCTCCTTGTTATTCATGCAGATATTGGCAAGAACAAGCGGCGGGACGAACTTTTTACAGGATCTAAAGGAAGGCAAAAAGTCCTTCACGGATCCGGGTTTTGTCAAGGCTGTTGATGCCTTACAACAATTGATTCAGGCCGGGGCTTTCCAAAGCGGTGTAACCTCGACGGATTACCCTACATCAAACACGATGTTCAAAACGGGCAAAGCGGCCATGATTTATGATCTCACATTTTTCTCCAGCCAATATGACACCGATATGAAAGGGAACATTTCCGCATTCAAATTCCCGACTGTGGGCGGACAAGGTGATCCTAATGAAACTTTGAGCGGTGCCAGTAACGGATTTGCAGTAGCTAAAAACGGAAAACACAAAGATGTGGCCAAAGATTTTCTTCATTATTACTTTATGCATTTGCCGGAAGTTGATTTCGAAATGAATAATGCGGGCAACAGCGCACAAATCATCGATAAAACGGAAGACGAGCTCAAGGCGGCCGGATATTCCGACTTCATTATTGAGCTAATGAAAATTCGGAACGGATTGAAAAAAGGATTTGGAGCTTTCGACACTACGATTGAACCGACGACCACACAGGTTCATTTGAACAGCCTGCAGTCCTTATTCGTGAAACCAATTGATTCTGAAGAGATCGCAAAACAGCATCAGGTAGCTTGGGAACGGTTTTTGTCCAGAAAAAAGTAA
- a CDS encoding carbohydrate ABC transporter permease has product MEKILTKPLSNSSQSSQPSLNRWSKRLGRTSVWLLFGILFVTQIYPLIWLVIYSFKTTDEILGGTFFDLPQVLQWVNYKDAFSSGNFFTYLLNSVIVTAMTLVATVVLSGMVSYAITRFRFRYGNALLLIFLLGIMIPYQSTMLPLMVMFKKLGILDTHVSLILPYIAYSLPVAVFIFCGFMKSIPYDIEESAFVDGASVYRIFMQIILPIITPPMMTVIILTFISIWNEYIMAATFISSDILKTLPFGVYSFFSQYSTNYGAVGAFLVLSALPVVILYFFMSQKITKGMVAGAVKG; this is encoded by the coding sequence ATGGAGAAAATATTAACCAAGCCGTTATCCAATTCCTCCCAAAGCTCACAACCATCTTTGAACAGATGGTCAAAACGGCTCGGGAGAACGTCGGTATGGCTGTTGTTCGGCATCCTCTTCGTCACACAAATTTACCCGCTGATTTGGCTGGTGATTTATTCGTTCAAAACGACCGACGAAATATTGGGAGGGACATTCTTTGATCTTCCGCAAGTTTTGCAATGGGTGAACTATAAAGATGCGTTTTCGTCCGGGAATTTCTTTACGTATTTGTTGAACAGCGTTATCGTGACAGCGATGACGTTGGTAGCGACGGTGGTGCTAAGCGGCATGGTCTCCTATGCGATAACCCGTTTTCGTTTCCGCTACGGAAATGCACTGCTACTTATCTTTCTTCTCGGCATTATGATTCCATACCAGTCAACGATGCTCCCGCTTATGGTCATGTTCAAAAAGCTGGGCATCCTGGATACGCATGTCTCTTTGATTCTGCCTTACATCGCTTACTCGTTGCCGGTCGCAGTCTTCATCTTTTGCGGATTTATGAAGAGTATTCCATACGACATTGAGGAATCGGCATTTGTCGACGGGGCGTCGGTATATCGGATATTCATGCAGATTATTCTGCCGATCATTACTCCGCCGATGATGACGGTCATCATCCTGACCTTCATTTCGATTTGGAACGAGTATATTATGGCGGCCACTTTTATTTCATCGGACATTCTCAAAACATTGCCCTTCGGCGTGTACAGTTTCTTCAGCCAGTATTCGACAAATTATGGTGCCGTAGGAGCGTTTCTCGTTCTTAGCGCCTTGCCGGTTGTTATCTTATATTTCTTCATGTCGCAGAAGATTACGAAAGGGATGGTCGCAGGCGCCGTTAAAGGTTAA
- a CDS encoding carbohydrate ABC transporter permease, with protein sequence MLFYAGLVLYPIAMSLWYSLLDWNGIGTGEFIGLKNYQEALMNDPIFWNSLKNTLIYVVTAMGQVAFALFIAILMSLFVKRSNFLVSSYFMPVILSVVVIGQLWKSIYNPASSGGMLSSLLLSMGLDSWVKDWLADSATATYALAFVLVWQYFGYHLLIQFTGLQNVPEDLYEAAKIDGASGFQTVRNITLPLMMPVIKISVVLATIGSLKSFELVMAMTGGGPANLTEVLSSHFYNVSFQTFRSGYGSAISTILIILCFALTFLVNLSFRRSEKALS encoded by the coding sequence ATGCTCTTTTATGCAGGATTGGTTCTTTATCCAATCGCAATGTCTTTGTGGTATTCCTTGCTCGACTGGAACGGGATCGGTACAGGCGAATTTATCGGTTTGAAGAATTATCAAGAGGCACTTATGAATGATCCGATTTTTTGGAATTCGCTCAAAAACACGCTCATCTACGTGGTTACAGCCATGGGGCAAGTGGCATTCGCATTGTTTATTGCGATTTTGATGAGCTTGTTTGTGAAAAGATCGAATTTCCTTGTATCCAGTTATTTCATGCCGGTTATCTTGTCGGTCGTGGTTATCGGCCAGCTGTGGAAATCAATCTATAACCCTGCTTCATCCGGAGGCATGCTGAGCAGCCTTTTGTTAAGTATGGGGTTGGATAGCTGGGTTAAAGATTGGCTCGCGGATTCGGCAACGGCTACGTATGCACTTGCTTTTGTGTTAGTTTGGCAATATTTCGGTTATCATTTGTTGATTCAGTTCACGGGCTTGCAAAATGTTCCGGAGGATTTGTATGAAGCGGCCAAGATCGACGGCGCCAGTGGATTTCAGACGGTTCGGAACATTACGCTTCCGCTCATGATGCCGGTGATCAAGATCTCCGTTGTGCTCGCGACGATCGGTTCGCTTAAGTCCTTTGAACTTGTCATGGCGATGACTGGCGGGGGACCGGCCAATTTGACCGAAGTGCTCTCCTCCCATTTCTACAACGTTTCGTTCCAGACATTCCGATCCGGCTACGGCAGCGCGATCTCGACCATTCTGATTATATTGTGTTTTGCTCTTACGTTTCTCGTTAACCTCTCGTTCAGACGTTCCGAAAAAGCGTTATCCTGA
- a CDS encoding response regulator, translating into MNILIVDDEMEIREGMERRIMRTYPDMNVMTADSAQKAIEVLRNQQIDVVFLDIMMPGVNGLELMSSVLKIYTRTKWIIVSAYSEFQFAQEALRLGAKDYIVKPIGRERLIEILRHLKEEWAQEKNRLSDQDEVRIHLKFLRETIFRRWAQGFSVEGFDITALAEQYPKFHFLFINLEREEDSLVKLFAVERIISEWIDRHGQGLLTSLDNSSLMGIIGVNPDVDFEQAKTKLAAELDRTLKAHLFHASPCLTNFSVIPDMVKHLQRKGKPSAVQESASKSEDAVELAIQYMKENFHENLSLEKVASIVYLNPIYFSQLFKQKTGIGYKSYVIRIRMERAKQLLQNRNLLIADVAEQVGYSDLAHFTYMFRKQYGLTPSDYRQSQDDFDHV; encoded by the coding sequence ATGAACATTCTGATCGTCGACGATGAAATGGAGATTCGGGAAGGGATGGAACGGAGAATAATGCGCACTTATCCCGATATGAACGTCATGACGGCAGATTCGGCGCAGAAAGCAATTGAAGTACTCCGCAATCAGCAGATTGATGTCGTCTTCCTGGATATTATGATGCCGGGCGTGAACGGATTGGAGCTGATGAGCAGCGTTCTGAAAATCTATACCCGAACCAAGTGGATTATCGTTTCCGCTTATTCGGAGTTCCAATTCGCTCAGGAAGCGTTGAGGCTGGGAGCCAAGGACTATATTGTCAAACCGATTGGAAGAGAACGGCTGATTGAAATTCTTCGCCATCTGAAGGAGGAATGGGCCCAGGAGAAGAACCGTTTATCCGATCAAGATGAAGTTCGTATCCATTTGAAGTTCTTGAGGGAGACCATTTTCCGGCGATGGGCGCAGGGATTTTCCGTTGAAGGCTTCGATATTACTGCGTTAGCGGAGCAATATCCGAAGTTTCATTTCCTTTTCATAAACCTGGAAAGAGAAGAGGACTCACTGGTCAAACTATTTGCTGTCGAGCGGATCATTTCCGAATGGATCGACAGACACGGACAAGGTCTGCTCACGAGTTTGGACAATAGCAGCCTAATGGGAATCATTGGGGTGAATCCCGATGTCGATTTCGAGCAGGCCAAGACAAAATTGGCTGCCGAACTTGACCGAACCTTGAAAGCGCATCTCTTTCATGCCAGCCCGTGCCTTACGAATTTCAGTGTCATTCCCGACATGGTCAAGCATTTGCAGCGAAAAGGAAAGCCTTCTGCGGTTCAGGAAAGCGCAAGCAAAAGCGAGGATGCGGTTGAACTCGCGATTCAATATATGAAAGAGAATTTTCATGAGAATCTTTCCTTGGAAAAAGTGGCTTCCATTGTCTATCTAAATCCGATTTATTTCAGCCAGTTGTTTAAACAGAAAACGGGTATCGGATATAAGAGTTATGTGATCCGGATTCGTATGGAACGGGCCAAGCAATTGCTGCAGAACCGAAATTTGCTCATTGCGGATGTGGCCGAGCAGGTCGGTTATTCGGATCTGGCCCACTTTACGTATATGTTTCGAAAGCAGTACGGTCTGACACCGAGTGATTATCGTCAGTCGCAGGATGACTTCGACCATGTATAG
- a CDS encoding sensor histidine kinase, whose translation MRPWNTLGVRIFIWFLCCTVLLLLVLSAVFYSRMTEQTSMKIGEITSKSLIQTGDYLKLLADSYDGLSKSIVNNPDIQRFAVAEEEEEALNLIRERTINNILGSIFYSRDDVTGIYLITVSGKIYGYSELSFIPDLNYQQKDWYARIRQSAGNMVWFGIQKQSLFDQSMKDDVFSFGRPIYELFSRNPIGIVLIETRPSQIKEAMANLQVGDKGQSFVLSATNESIASSDQARMIPPLTAADEAEMENGKAYVRSSDSGDMLVMAKQNELGWKIVSVIPKSAFNLEQGQTLRFLTLALGILLVMSVALASFLSRSISSPIKRVINEMKRVEIGDLETTIRLRSYEEINYLISSFNRMTGQIRELIERVRVVSVNEKNAQIQALQSQVNPHFLYNTLDMIYWMIDRYEDEKLSNIILSLSRMFQYSSDWENSPNVTLGEELEQVQHYLRIIQARTGFDLYVFIDIPESLYGIRLPKMTLQPLIENAVVHGFDNLDKPGRLTVYTEVKGHTVNVSIADNGVGISAGKLSLIEEAFERIKALEERDANDIQSSAYSSDIQEHPEVGIGLVNVHQRLVMKFGSQFGLRIQSAVNEGTTICVLLPMEPVRKDNDSL comes from the coding sequence ATGAGACCATGGAATACACTAGGCGTTCGCATCTTCATCTGGTTTCTGTGCTGCACGGTTCTGCTGCTTCTCGTGCTCAGCGCCGTGTTTTATTCCAGAATGACAGAGCAGACAAGCATGAAAATCGGCGAGATCACTTCCAAAAGCCTGATTCAAACCGGTGATTATCTGAAGCTTCTCGCAGACAGCTATGACGGCTTGTCCAAATCCATTGTCAACAACCCGGATATTCAACGGTTTGCCGTTGCGGAAGAGGAGGAAGAGGCGCTGAATCTCATCCGGGAGCGAACCATTAATAATATTCTCGGTTCGATTTTTTACAGCCGGGATGATGTAACCGGAATTTATCTCATTACGGTTTCGGGTAAAATTTATGGATATAGCGAATTGTCTTTCATACCGGATCTGAATTATCAGCAAAAGGATTGGTACGCGAGAATCAGGCAGTCTGCCGGCAATATGGTCTGGTTCGGGATCCAGAAACAGTCGCTGTTCGATCAAAGCATGAAAGACGATGTCTTTTCATTCGGCCGACCGATTTATGAGTTATTTTCGCGTAATCCTATAGGCATCGTTCTCATTGAAACGAGACCTTCACAGATTAAGGAAGCGATGGCGAATCTTCAAGTTGGGGATAAAGGCCAATCCTTCGTGCTGTCGGCGACGAATGAATCAATAGCTTCCTCCGATCAGGCCAGAATGATTCCGCCCCTAACTGCAGCCGATGAAGCCGAGATGGAGAATGGCAAAGCGTATGTAAGAAGCAGCGATTCTGGAGACATGCTAGTAATGGCCAAACAGAACGAGCTGGGATGGAAGATCGTAAGCGTCATCCCCAAATCGGCCTTCAATCTGGAGCAGGGGCAGACGCTGAGGTTTTTAACGCTAGCGCTGGGTATTTTGCTGGTTATGTCCGTTGCTCTCGCTTCCTTCCTGTCAAGATCGATTTCTTCACCCATTAAGCGGGTGATAAACGAGATGAAGCGCGTGGAGATTGGCGACCTGGAAACGACAATTCGACTGAGATCATATGAGGAGATTAATTATCTCATTTCGTCTTTTAACCGGATGACCGGCCAAATTCGCGAGTTGATCGAACGTGTTCGCGTCGTTTCCGTCAATGAGAAGAATGCGCAAATTCAGGCGCTGCAGTCGCAAGTGAATCCCCATTTTCTTTATAATACGCTGGATATGATCTATTGGATGATTGATCGGTACGAGGATGAGAAGCTGAGCAATATTATTCTGTCTTTATCCAGGATGTTCCAATACAGCAGCGATTGGGAAAATTCACCAAATGTAACGCTTGGCGAGGAACTTGAGCAGGTTCAGCATTACTTGCGGATTATTCAAGCGAGAACGGGGTTCGATCTTTATGTATTCATCGATATTCCTGAGTCTCTGTATGGGATCCGGCTTCCCAAGATGACGCTTCAGCCGCTTATTGAAAATGCCGTAGTGCATGGTTTTGATAACTTGGACAAGCCCGGCAGGCTGACGGTATACACGGAGGTGAAAGGGCACACGGTCAATGTATCGATAGCAGATAACGGAGTCGGAATATCGGCCGGTAAGCTTAGTTTAATCGAAGAGGCTTTCGAGCGGATTAAGGCATTGGAAGAACGCGATGCCAATGATATTCAGTCTTCGGCCTATTCATCGGACATTCAGGAGCATCCGGAAGTGGGGATTGGCCTTGTGAATGTCCATCAGCGGCTTGTTATGAAGTTCGGATCCCAATTCGGCCTTCGGATTCAAAGCGCGGTGAACGAAGGAACGACTATTTGCGTATTGTTGCCTATGGAACCCGTTCGGAAGGATAATGATTCACTTTAG
- a CDS encoding DNA alkylation repair protein — MNVEMVMQELEALGKERTKKIYSSNGAHEPLFGVATGAMKPIFKKTKINQPLAEQLYATGNYDAMYFAGIIADPNAMTEADFDRWMDAAYFYMLSDYVVAVTLAEADIAQEVADKWIASGEELRMSAGWSCYCWLLGNRPDDEFSESKLAGMLEMVKDTIHDSPERTKYAMNNFLYTVAVSYVPLHDKACETARTVGPVEINKDKAKSKFLHASENIQKAVDKGQVGFKRKHVRC; from the coding sequence ATGAATGTAGAAATGGTCATGCAGGAGCTTGAAGCGCTCGGCAAGGAACGAACCAAGAAAATATACAGCTCGAATGGCGCGCACGAACCGCTTTTTGGCGTGGCTACCGGCGCAATGAAGCCTATCTTCAAGAAAACCAAAATAAATCAGCCTCTGGCTGAGCAGCTTTACGCCACGGGGAATTACGACGCCATGTATTTTGCCGGCATCATAGCCGACCCCAATGCAATGACGGAAGCCGATTTTGACCGATGGATGGATGCGGCTTATTTTTATATGCTGTCCGATTATGTAGTTGCAGTAACCTTGGCCGAAGCGGATATTGCACAAGAAGTTGCCGATAAATGGATCGCGAGCGGTGAAGAGCTGAGAATGTCAGCGGGCTGGAGCTGTTACTGCTGGTTGCTCGGCAACCGACCGGACGATGAGTTTTCCGAAAGCAAACTTGCCGGTATGCTTGAGATGGTGAAAGATACGATTCATGATTCTCCAGAACGCACTAAATACGCAATGAACAACTTTTTATATACAGTGGCGGTATCCTATGTGCCTCTTCATGATAAAGCGTGTGAGACCGCAAGGACTGTAGGCCCAGTAGAAATCAATAAGGATAAGGCAAAAAGCAAATTTCTTCACGCTTCCGAAAATATTCAAAAGGCAGTCGATAAAGGGCAGGTTGGTTTTAAACGCAAGCATGTAAGATGTTGA
- a CDS encoding EthD domain-containing protein encodes MKGVNVYPENGHSIVAVIRRKPGMTLEEFHYHYKNIHAPLSAQLPGLLSYRQHPTRKPGQGDGQYMPDELLYDAVSIYIFESAAAAEAAWLSPEGLLLDEDTVKFIDTDTQIILPVIPRQVV; translated from the coding sequence ATGAAAGGTGTTAATGTATATCCGGAAAATGGACATAGCATCGTGGCTGTCATTCGTAGAAAACCAGGGATGACGCTTGAAGAGTTTCACTATCATTATAAGAATATCCACGCTCCTCTATCTGCCCAATTACCAGGTCTCCTTTCTTATCGTCAGCATCCTACCCGAAAACCAGGACAAGGCGATGGACAATATATGCCTGACGAATTGCTATATGATGCTGTTTCTATATACATTTTTGAAAGTGCTGCTGCAGCAGAAGCGGCATGGCTCTCGCCGGAAGGTCTGTTACTGGATGAGGATACAGTGAAATTTATTGATACCGATACCCAAATTATTCTACCTGTTATTCCTCGTCAAGTTGTTTGA